In one Pseudomonas sp. R84 genomic region, the following are encoded:
- a CDS encoding DUF6231 family protein, which produces MNVAISSRTPQQALAALLDRYAPARLLLIGASEFPALSAFKEAHPDTVVAHAAPGALPAELAAQRFDLALVVDCLEHLPKRDGLNLLGGIRNLNASRIAVLADLSASGWQETDFYSLALQASERFQRDDQVLTLFTYDLLDYKQVPDWLNSRFWANPENFGKYWW; this is translated from the coding sequence ATGAACGTCGCCATTTCTTCCCGCACGCCGCAACAGGCGTTGGCCGCTTTGCTGGATCGCTACGCCCCGGCGCGTCTGCTGCTGATTGGCGCCAGCGAATTTCCAGCCCTGAGCGCCTTTAAAGAGGCACATCCAGACACCGTCGTGGCCCATGCCGCGCCGGGCGCACTGCCTGCCGAACTGGCGGCACAGCGTTTCGATCTGGCGCTGGTGGTCGATTGTCTGGAACATTTGCCCAAGCGCGACGGCCTGAACCTGTTGGGCGGGATTCGCAATCTCAACGCCAGCCGCATCGCTGTGCTGGCAGACCTGTCGGCCAGCGGCTGGCAGGAAACCGACTTCTATTCACTGGCGTTGCAAGCCAGTGAACGTTTTCAACGCGACGATCAAGTGCTGACCCTGTTCACCTACGATCTGCTTGACTACAAACAAGTCCCCGACTGGCTCAATTCACGGTTCTGGGCCAATCCGGAAAACTTCGGGAAATACTGGTGGTAA